A section of the Dermacoccus nishinomiyaensis genome encodes:
- a CDS encoding lysophospholipid acyltransferase family protein encodes MLYWLLKRVLVGPALRTVFRPTVEGLEHIPDAGPAILAINHLSYSDWLFVPLVVERRVTFVAKSEYFTTPGVKGRLQKGFFSGTGQVPIDRTSGSAAAGALATGKRILAAGELFGIFPEGTRSPDGRLYKGKTGIARLALESGVPVIPVAVMDTDTVAPPGEKFGRYAQPHVRFGAPLDFSRFDGMGSDRFVLRSITDEIMYELMLLSGQEYVDEYAASRKKSVGERARSLGEGAVQVAKEIQGSATAALEDAAARLPRKGSDKDGKDIKNNDAPAGEAADVTADVEDIAVHDAAHDAQAHDAVTIDDGETSVSVERVESVERVESITTDGDAHGARDAGG; translated from the coding sequence GTGCTCTACTGGCTTCTCAAGAGGGTTCTCGTCGGGCCTGCGCTTCGAACGGTCTTCCGCCCGACGGTCGAGGGCCTCGAGCACATTCCCGACGCCGGCCCGGCGATCCTGGCGATCAACCACCTCTCCTATTCGGACTGGCTGTTCGTCCCGCTCGTCGTCGAACGCCGCGTCACGTTCGTCGCGAAGTCGGAGTACTTCACGACGCCCGGCGTCAAGGGGCGCCTGCAGAAGGGCTTCTTCTCCGGCACGGGTCAGGTGCCGATCGATCGCACGAGCGGTTCCGCCGCGGCCGGTGCGCTCGCGACCGGCAAGCGCATCCTCGCCGCCGGTGAGCTGTTCGGCATCTTCCCCGAGGGCACGCGCTCGCCCGACGGCCGTCTCTACAAGGGCAAGACCGGTATCGCGCGTCTCGCGCTCGAGAGTGGCGTGCCCGTCATCCCGGTCGCCGTCATGGACACCGACACCGTCGCACCTCCCGGCGAGAAGTTCGGCCGTTACGCGCAGCCGCACGTGCGCTTCGGCGCGCCGCTCGACTTCTCGCGCTTCGACGGCATGGGCTCCGACCGTTTCGTGCTGCGCTCCATCACCGACGAGATCATGTATGAACTGATGCTGCTGTCCGGCCAGGAGTACGTTGATGAGTACGCCGCGTCGCGCAAGAAGTCGGTCGGCGAGCGTGCCCGCTCCCTCGGTGAAGGCGCCGTGCAGGTGGCCAAGGAGATCCAGGGCAGCGCCACCGCGGCCCTCGAAGACGCTGCCGCCCGCCTGCCGCGCAAGGGCTCGGACAAGGACGGCAAGGACATCAAGAACAACGACGCGCCCGCCGGCGAGGCAGCCGACGTCACGGCCGACGTCGAGGACATCGCGGTCCACGACGCCGCTCATGACGCCCAGGCTCATGACGCCGTCACGATCGATGACGGCGAGACGTCCGTGTCCGTCGAGCGTGTCGAATCTGTCGAGCGCGTCGAATCCATCACGACCGACGGCGACGCGCACGGCGCTCGCGACGCCGGCGGCTGA
- a CDS encoding endonuclease/exonuclease/phosphatase family protein, giving the protein MTTRLMSYNVRGLKDDRAALLRVIRHAAPDVLCLQEMPRHPFSDHRVAEFAESVGLVWGGGNRHRMSTAIVTAPRLDVAASGHGLYTVPRPQEPRGYAWAEVCLPGEAKWLAISTHLSLYSSMRAGHARELIADPNLPGDVPWAIAGDFNELENGPAGREFKAHGLVDAGPRINTFNAAEPHKRIDFVYASPSLTLETVDMSAVEHDMTVATDHRPLVVDVTVTSH; this is encoded by the coding sequence ATGACCACCCGTCTCATGTCGTACAACGTGCGCGGCCTCAAGGACGACCGTGCGGCCCTGCTGCGCGTCATCCGGCACGCCGCGCCCGACGTGCTGTGCCTGCAGGAGATGCCGCGCCATCCGTTCTCCGACCATCGCGTCGCCGAGTTCGCCGAATCCGTCGGGCTCGTGTGGGGCGGAGGCAACCGTCACCGCATGAGCACCGCGATCGTGACGGCGCCGCGCCTCGACGTCGCCGCGAGCGGCCACGGCCTCTACACCGTGCCGCGTCCGCAAGAGCCGCGCGGTTACGCATGGGCCGAGGTGTGCCTGCCCGGCGAGGCGAAGTGGCTCGCGATCAGCACGCATCTGTCGCTCTACAGCTCGATGCGCGCCGGGCACGCGCGTGAGCTCATCGCCGACCCGAACCTGCCGGGCGACGTGCCGTGGGCGATCGCCGGCGACTTCAACGAGCTCGAGAACGGGCCCGCGGGGCGGGAGTTCAAGGCACACGGGCTCGTCGACGCAGGGCCGCGCATCAACACGTTCAACGCCGCCGAACCGCACAAGCGCATCGACTTTGTCTACGCCTCGCCGTCGCTGACGCTGGAGACGGTCGACATGAGCGCCGTGGAGCACGACATGACGGTCGCGACCGATCACCGCCCGCTCGTCGTCGACGTCACGGTGACGTCGCACTGA